The proteins below come from a single Fusobacterium sp. DD2 genomic window:
- the pcp gene encoding pyroglutamyl-peptidase I, giving the protein MKIVITGFDPFGGEKINPAWEAVKSLPDKIGDIEVVKVQVPTVFKKSAKKLFEAIDREKPDAVVCVGQAGGRFDITVERVGINIEDGRIPDNEGYQPIDTAIFEDGENAYFATLPIKAMVDEMKKENIPASVSNSAGTYVCNHLMYSLLYYLDKQGLYEVRGGFIHVPFIPEQVVDKKNMPSMELSRITRGLEIALKAIAEHRVDKV; this is encoded by the coding sequence ATGAAAATAGTTATAACAGGATTTGATCCATTTGGAGGGGAGAAGATAAATCCAGCATGGGAAGCTGTAAAATCTCTTCCAGATAAGATTGGAGATATTGAGGTAGTCAAGGTGCAGGTGCCAACTGTATTTAAAAAATCAGCAAAGAAGCTTTTTGAAGCAATAGATAGAGAGAAGCCAGATGCTGTAGTATGTGTAGGTCAGGCTGGTGGAAGGTTTGATATCACTGTAGAAAGAGTGGGTATAAATATTGAAGATGGAAGAATTCCTGACAATGAGGGGTATCAGCCAATAGATACAGCTATATTTGAAGATGGGGAGAATGCATATTTTGCAACACTTCCTATAAAAGCCATGGTAGATGAGATGAAAAAAGAAAATATTCCAGCATCTGTATCAAATAGTGCAGGAACTTATGTGTGCAATCACCTTATGTACTCACTCCTTTACTATCTTGATAAGCAAGGTCTTTATGAAGTGAGAGGTGGATTTATACATGTGCCATTTATACCTGAGCAGGTGGTAGATAAGAAAAATATGCCATCAATGGAGTTATCAAGGATAACGAGAGGTCTTGAAATAGCTCTAAAAGCCATTGCAGAACATAGGGTGGATAAAGTATAA
- the tnpB gene encoding IS200/IS605 family element RNA-guided endonuclease TnpB, producing the protein MKQLKAYKFRIYPSHEQKIFFSKTFGCVRLVYNLMLNDRIKAYEESKGNPDKKLKYTTPAKYKKEYEFLKEVDSLALANAQMNLDKAYRNFFRDKSIGFPKFKSKKNPVQSYTTNNQNGTVNIFENRLKLPKLKELIKVKVHREIKGKVKSATISRNGSGKYFISLLCETDIEELPKTNSAVGIDLGIKDMAILSTGEKIKNLKFRKQLEDKLRKEQRKLSRRALLAKKENRKLSEAKNYQKQRIKVAKIHEKIMNMRIDFLNKLSTYIIKNHDIICIEDLNTKGLLHNHKLAKSIVDVSWASFVNKLEYKAKWYGREIIKIDRLYPSSQICSVCGHHDGKKTLDIREWTCPICHTHHDRDINASKNILAEGLRIRQAV; encoded by the coding sequence ATGAAACAACTAAAAGCATATAAATTTAGAATTTATCCAAGCCATGAACAAAAGATATTTTTCAGTAAAACTTTTGGTTGTGTTCGTCTTGTCTATAATCTTATGCTAAATGATAGAATTAAAGCATATGAAGAAAGCAAAGGTAATCCTGATAAAAAATTAAAATATACTACTCCTGCTAAGTATAAAAAAGAATATGAATTTCTAAAAGAAGTTGATAGTCTTGCTCTTGCTAATGCTCAAATGAATTTAGATAAAGCATATAGAAACTTTTTTAGAGATAAGTCAATTGGTTTTCCTAAATTCAAATCCAAGAAAAATCCTGTACAAAGCTATACAACTAATAATCAAAATGGAACTGTAAATATTTTTGAAAATAGGTTAAAACTTCCAAAATTGAAAGAATTAATAAAAGTAAAAGTGCATAGAGAAATAAAAGGCAAAGTAAAATCTGCTACCATTTCGCGTAATGGAAGTGGTAAGTATTTTATCTCTCTTTTGTGTGAAACAGATATAGAAGAACTACCTAAAACTAATTCAGCAGTAGGAATTGACTTAGGTATTAAAGATATGGCTATTTTATCTACTGGAGAGAAAATAAAAAATCTTAAATTTAGAAAGCAACTAGAAGATAAATTAAGAAAAGAACAGAGAAAACTTTCAAGAAGAGCTTTATTAGCCAAAAAAGAAAATAGAAAATTAAGCGAAGCAAAGAACTATCAAAAGCAAAGAATTAAAGTAGCAAAGATACATGAAAAAATTATGAATATGAGAATAGATTTCTTAAATAAGTTAAGTACATATATTATCAAAAACCACGATATTATTTGTATTGAAGACTTAAATACAAAAGGATTACTTCATAATCATAAATTAGCTAAATCTATCGTTGATGTATCTTGGGCTAGTTTTGTAAATAAACTTGAGTATAAGGCTAAATGGTATGGTAGAGAGATAATAAAAATCGATAGACTATATCCATCAAGCCAGATATGCTCTGTTTGTGGGCATCATGATGGCAAGAAAACTCTTGATATAAGAGAGTGGACTTGTCCAATTTGTCATACTCATCACGATAGAGATATAAATGCAAGCAAAAATATATTAGCTGAAGGTCTAAGAATAAGACAGGCAGTCTAA